The Coregonus clupeaformis isolate EN_2021a unplaced genomic scaffold, ASM2061545v1 scaf0089, whole genome shotgun sequence genome has a window encoding:
- the LOC121554744 gene encoding insulin receptor substrate 2-B-like, whose product MANFTNYQESKAAMLLVETQQRVIGTKPAAAAANSNDTSVGEPPSLLLNIGGVGASGARVHQQHFPPSRQHHYPQSSLPKEQQHPLSHHYQAATQQPQHHLSGENITESPVRKASSSSLNLVQQDPAASHHTHAASVNAASAAIQLAVNANVSVATSEGVVDDIQKCGYLRKQKHGHKRFFVLRAASHLGLSRLEYYDSEKKFRNSLRSAAAAAATGTAAPSPPKRVIYLYQCFTVNKRADSKNKHLIALYTKDEYFAIVAENEQEQDDWYVALSELMSEGKKGHLDSDELDDGYGTVTPGTVFKEVWQVNVKPKGLGQTKNLTGVYRLCLSTKTIHLVKLNCETPCVNLQLMNIRRCGHSESFFFMEVGRSSSIGPGEIWMQVDDSVVAQNMHETILETMKALKAFTEIRPRSKSQSSGSNPIAFITTRRHLGNLPPSQTGLQRRSRTESVVGTPPSSKSSGASGYRFRTSSEGEGTMNRPFRSVTGSLIHLNTARIHLGRQEGGVGAGNTGSTGGVGRYARALPGSTYHARSASLPVSHFPSTTSPVSVSSSSGHGSVSDTLTRPSSASICGSPSDGGFNSSDEYGSSPGDFRYFRVRSNTPDSLGNTPPIREENSMSDYMVMGWHREVFGAGGGGGSSSGSVETPHRDESTSTDDDRSLRRQTHSFTRPGGQGGVTSGSSGVTVYQKMTQTTFSLDESVSVREALSLGRTDSITQPSSSSSSLRSDYSSCSEHSQGRPPPPSSSSAKEDSGYMPMLCGVAASPCDAPDYMPMQASSPSHHHHHHQPSHSPQAPSSALAPRSPQQPTDPSGYMMMLPGGRSSSSPVQASPSPHSSSSNMGLGGVSVSSSGSIVERPENGEYMDMSYSIGGGGGDAAGGRKLSNEGGYYALSTPEGRDPKSYSPYFSLPRSYKAPAAREREQREHDEYVPMSSPAKPVYSQIATGNVAERGVTTRGVGSGGSDTHHIPPHAYPPPPYGVHHQAANGDRRTTPVRPNRLPLGRRSFHGSLRVSEPAADEVLSSPGEYINIEFGGCYRPPTSYPLSAQDGSSSVGSAEQRRSPPHPHPQNQDYMSVEVGVGGGGSGVDDGGRLAKNKSPRPSLVAPWNPPSYIRPLATGASVSGAPGSSGARWRTGTDDYTDMTFNLSRGEESRGLRSSPTAMLQHLCLMEGRYPPTLPPNSASPPSSSPQPEPIKVVRADPQGRRRHSSETFSSSSTSGGGGTTSSSTNPSSDSANPSALNVAPLAESSKWTGSGSFDSVWMCVEGVAGDSAGLHARPGPSDLGMASASSGCPPGGRMCRNMSVGYQNGLNYIALELREDRDSNPLPIPQQQGGTGHGTGATPNAPQASNVTVPVAEDNGAYGCIDFIKSDGMTATSKD is encoded by the coding sequence ATGGCAAATTTCACGAATTACCAAGAAAGCAAAGCCGCTATGTTGTTAGTGGAGACGCAACAGAGGGTCATCGGGACGAAACCAGCGGCGGCGGCGGCCAACAGCAACGACACCTCGGTCGGGGAACCCCCTTCCCTATTATTGAATATCGGTGGCGTCGGAGCCAGCGGAGCTCGTGTCCATCAGCAGCACTTTCCACCCTCCAGACAACATCACTACCCCCAGAGCTCGCTGCCCAAAGAACAACAACACCCGCTGTCGCACCACTACCAGGCGGCGACGCAGCAACCGCAGCATCATCTCTCCGGTGAAAACATAACGGAGTCCCCGGTAAGGAAAGCTTCGTCGTCGTCTTTGAACCTGGTACAACAGGACCCTGCTGCTAGCCACCACACACACGCCGCGTCGGTAAACGCAGCGTCGGCCGCGATACAACTCGCCGTGAATGCTAATGTTAGCGTGGCTACCTCAGAAGGTGTCGTGGACGACATTCAGAAGTGTGGCTATCTGCGGAAACAGAAACACGGCCACAAGAGGTTTTTCGTGCTGAGGGCGGCCAGCCACCTAGGCCTCAGCCGGTTGGAGTATTATGACAGCGAGAAAAAATTCCGTAATAGCCTGCGGTCTGCTGCTGCAGCCGCCGCAACCGGTACGGCCGCCCCTTCTCCCCCGAAAAGGGTGATCTATCTGTATCAGTGCTTCACTGTCAACAAAAGAGCAGATTCCAAAAACAAACACCTCATAGCCCTCTACACTAAGGATGAATACTTTGCGATTGTGGCTGAAAATGAGCAGGAACAAGACGACTGGTACGTTGCCCTGAGTGAATTGATGAGTGAGGGGAAAAAGGGTCATCTAGACTCTGATGAGTTGGATGATGGCTACGGTACCGTCACACCAGGTACGGTTTTCAAAGAGGTGTGGCAGGTGAACGTGAAACCCAAAGGGCTGGGTCAGACCAAGAACCTCACAGGTGTGTATCGTTTATGCCTCTCTACTAAAACTATCCACCTGGTCAAACTAAACTGTGAGACGCCATGTGTCAACCTTCAGCTGATGAACATCAGACGCTGTGGACACTCAGAAAGCTTCTTCTTCATGGAGGTGGGTCGGTCATCCTCTATAGGCCCTGGGGAGATATGGATGCAGGTAGATGACTCTGTAGTGGCACAGAACATGCACGAGACCATTCTGGAGACCATGAAGGCTCTGAAGGCCTTCACCGAGATCCGCCCCAGGAGCAAGAGCCAATCGTCTGGCTCCAACCCCATTGCTTTCATCACCACCCGCCGTCACCTAGGCAACCTGCCTCCGAGCCAAACAGGTCTCCAGCGCCGCTCCAGGACCGAGTCGGTGGTTGGGACGCCGCCATCAAGTAAGAGCTCTGGCGCCAGCGGCTATCGCTTCCGAACATCGAGCGAGGGTGAGGGGACGATGAACCGGCCGTTCCGCTCCGTTACTGGCAGCCTGATCCACCTGAACACCGCCCGGATCCACCTGGGGCGCCAGGAGGGCGGGGTAGGGGCGGGGAACACCGGGAGCACCGGGGGAGTAGGGCGCTACGCCAGGGCGCTACCAGGCTCCACCTACCACGCCCGCTCCGCCTCACTCCCCGTCTCCCACTTCCCCTCCACCACCTCCCCCGTCAGCGTGTCCAGCAGCAGCGGGCACGGCTCGGTCTCCGATACCCTCACCCGGCCCTCCTCCGCGTCAATCTGCGGTTCCCCCTCCGACGGAGGCTTCAACTCCTCAGACGAGTACGGCTCAAGCCCTGGGGACTTCCGCTACTTCCGGGTCCGGAGCAACACGCCTGATTCCCTGGGCAACACCCCACCTATCAGAGAGGAGAACAGCATGAGCGACTACATGGTCATGGGCTGGCACCGCGAGGTGTTTGGTGCGGGCGGCGGGGGAGGGAGTAGTTCTGGTAGCGTGGAGACCCCCCACCGGGACGAGAGCACGTCGACGGATGACGACCGGTCCCTGAGGAGGCAGACCCACTCGTTCACGCGGCCCGGGGGTCAGGGTGGTGTTACCAGCGGCAGCAGTGGCGTGACTGTGTACCAGAAGATGACCCAGACCACCTTCTCGCTGGACGAGTCGGTGTCCGTGAGAGAGGCCCTGTCTCTGGGCCGTACCGACAGCATCACCcagccttcctcctcttcttcctccctccgCTCTGACTACAGCTCCTGCTCCGAGCACAGCCAGGGccgaccccctcctccctcctcctcctcggccAAGGAGGACAGCGGCTACATGCCCATGTTGTGTGGGGTGGCAGCCTCACCCTGTGACGCCCCGGACTACATGCCTATGCAAGCCAGCTCCCcctctcaccaccaccaccatcaccaaccCTCCCACTCTCCCCAAGCCCCCAGCTCAGCCCTAGCCCCACGTTCGCCCCAACAGCCCACAGACCCCAGCGGCTACATGATGATGCTACCAGGGGGGCGGAGCTCCTCTTCCCCAGTCCAGGCCTCCCCCAGCCCCCACAGCAGTAGCAGTAACATGGGTCTGGGTGGAGTTAGTGTCAGTAGTTCTGGTAGTATAGTGGAGCGTCCTGAGAATGGAGAATACATGGACATGTCTTACAGcataggaggaggtggaggggacgCGGCAGGGGGACGGAAGCTCTCCAACGAGGGGGGATACTATGCACTGAGCACCCCTGAAGGGAGAGACCCTAAATCATACAGCCCCTACTTCTCCCTGCCTCGCTCCTACAAGGCCCCcgctgcaagagagagagaacagagggaacaTGATGAGTATGTGCCTATGAGCTCCCCGGCGAAACCAGTCTACTCCCAGATCGCTACCGGCAACGTCGCCGAGAGGGGCGTGACGACGAGGGGTGTTGGTAGTGGGGGGTCAGACACCCATCACATCCCGCCTCACGCCTACCCGCCCCCTCCCTACGGGGTGCACCACCAAGCGGCTAACGGTGACCGACGGACGACCCCGGTCCGGCCCAACCGCCTCCCCCTAGGGCGCCGCAGCTTCCACGGGTCTCTGAGGGTCAGCGAGCCGGCCGCCGACGAGGTACTCTCCAGCCCTGGAGAGTACATCAACATCGAGTTTGGGGGCTGCTACAGACCCCCCACGTCCTATCCTCTCTCTGCCCAGGATGGTTCATCCTCGGTGGGCTCTGCTGAGCAGCGCCgctcccctccccacccccatCCTCAGAACCAGGACTATATGAGTGTAGAGGTGGGGGTTGGAGGTGGTGGTAGTGGGGTTGATGATGGAGGTCGCCTGGCTAAGAACAAGTCTCCCAGACCCTCTCTGGTGGCTCCCtggaacccacccagctacatcCGACCTCTTGCCACTGGGGCCTCCGTGAGTGGGGCCCCTGGTTCTTCTGGAGCTCGATGGCGGACGGGGACAGATGACTACACAGATATGACCTTTAACCTCAGCAGGGGTGAGGAGTCGCGGGGGTTACGGAGTAGCCCCACGGCCATGCTGCAGCATCTGTGTTTGATGGAGGGCCGCTACCCCCCCACCTTACCCCCCAACtctgcctcccctccctcctccagcccccagcCTGAGCCCATCAAGGTGGTACGCGCGGACCCCCAGGGGCGACGCAGACACAGCTCCGAAACCTTTTCCTCATCCTCCACCTCCGGAGGAGGCGGAACCACAAGCTCCAGCACCAACCCCTCCTCGGACTCAGCCAACCCCTCAGCCCTCAACGTAGCTCCTTTGGCTGAGAGCTCCAAGTGGACCGGCTCTGGCTCCTTTgacagtgtgtggatgtgtgttgaGGGGGTAGCGGGGGACTCGGCCGGCCTCCATGCCCGGCCAGGGCCTTCTGATCTGGGCATGGCCTCTGCCTCATCTGGGTGTCCTCCTGGAGGTCGGATGTGCAGGAACATGTCTGTAGGGTATCAGAATGGACTCAACTACATCGCCCTGGAGCTGAGAGAGGACCGGGACTCTAACCCTCTACCCATACCCCAGCAGCAGGGGGGCACCGGGCATGGTACCGGGGCGACCCCCAACGCTCCCCAAGCCAGTAACGTGACTGTGCCAGTAGCGGAGGACAACGGAGCCTACGGCTGTATAGACTTCATCAAGTCAGACGGGATGACTGCCACGTCCAAGG
- the LOC121554401 gene encoding retinal guanylyl cyclase 2-like isoform X1 translates to MRPSLCAFHSKPRTWAAHGHTTPDHPKAHPFPLYIYSPLFSSIPRFLHFPRYRYGVLRFLLLAALYLCPLGPSPAHAAHFRVGVVGPWSCDPLFAKALPSVAAQLAVNRINRDPVLSLAATFDYVILEEKCETSRALNGFMGFYTRATGFIGPANPGYCDAASLLGKGWNKAVFSWGCVGYELDDTRSHPTFAHSMPRPTWVLISLMQHFRWAQVGIIASSEESWVETASKVANSLRSHGMPVRLVVTIGNDPGSVRKTLAKLKKVDDLRLVIMCMHSALIGGGPQKLLLETARDMRLTEGSLVFLPYDTLLYSLPYHNVTYPALRNNSKLLKAYDAVLTITIDSPKTSFYQAYQEAINRGEIAGNVKPLQVSPLFGTIYSSVLFMAHAVHRVQASGEWLSGGNLARHTHDLAFQGFSHPVRTNRSGAGLADYVVLDTDGKTWDLRPTHRIEMAADMVRFLGRDIHFPQGISPKTDSNCWFIKGIICTGGVDPFSAVGIFLGFVQMGFLLFILTYCIKRRINHIRLFRGPNKILLTLDDVTFINPSLSNKKLSIDDSKRKTSGVSLRSLSQHSLMSPFSDQSPATYENSNVVLYEGDWAWLKRLPHGTFRNINPKTSDVFELMKDMRHENINLFLGFFHDCGVFAIVTEFCTRGSMEDLLLNDDVKLDWMFKSSLLLDLIKGMKYLHHRNLYHGRLKSRNCVVDGRFVLKISDYGYNEVLEAAKFPYTEPPAEDLLWTAPEILRGPSPGLYGSLHGDVYSFAIIMQEVVMRGPPFYMLEHSAAELIQKIRKPPPLCRPVVSPDYAPMECIQLMKQCWNEEPDRRPCFDQIFDLFKNINKGRKTNIIDSMLRMLEQYSSNLEELIRERTEELEIEKQKTEKLLTQMLPPTVANALKVGGTVEPEYFDNVTLYFSDIVGFTTISANSEPIEVVDLLNDLYTLFDAIIGNHDVYKVETIGDAYMVASGLPVANGDRHAAEISNMALDILSAVGTFKMRHMPDVPVRIRIGLHSGPCVAGVVGLTMPRYCLFGDTVTTASRMESTGMPYRIHVHNSTVKILLELKAGYKVQLRGRTDLKGKGGTEETYWLIGKDNFEKPLPVPPEFKKGSAQQINKDFKRLLQKAVKKISTVRTVAMITMVDDDNVMMHHH, encoded by the exons ATGCGACCATCGCTCTGTGCGTTCCACAGCAAACCTCGGACATGGGCCGCGCACGGACACACAACCCCTGACCACCCTAAGGCACACCCCTTCCCCCTCTATATCTATTCTCCCCTCTTTTCTTCCATCCCTCGCTTCCTCCATTTCCCTCGCTATCGGTATGGTGTCCTTCGGTTCCTACTGCTAGCCGCCCTGTACCTTTGTCCTTTAGGACCCTCCCCTGCTCACGCTGCTCACTTCCGTGTCGGGGTGGTGGGGCCGTGGTCATGTGACCCTCTCTTTGCCAAGGCGCTGCCGAGCGTGGCTGCCCAGCTGGCGGTCAACCGTATCAACAG AGACCCTGTCCTCTCACTGGCGGCCACTTTTGATTATGTCATTCTGGAAGAGAAATGTGAGACTTCCAGGGCTCTGAATGGGTTCATGGGCTTCTATACCAG GGCTACAGGCTTCATCGGGCCAGCCAACCCTGGGTACTGTGATGCTGCATCACTACTGGGCAAGGGCTGGAACAAG GCGGTGTTCTCGTGGGGGTGTGTTGGCTATGAGCTAGATGATACCCGGAGCCACCCTACCTTTGCCCACTCCATGCCCCGACCCACCTGGGTGCTGATCAGCCTCATGCAGCACTTCCGCTGGGCACAAGTTGGCATCATTGCCTCCTCAGAGGAAAGCTGGGTGGAGACCGCCagcaag GTGGCCAACTCTCTGAGGAGTCATGGGATGCCGGTGAGGCTGGTGGTTACCATCGGTAATGACCCCGGTAGTGTCAGGAAGACCCTGGCCAAGCTCAAGAAGGTGGATGACCTACGAT TGGTGATCATGTGTATGCACTCTGCCCTGATCGGAGGGGGACCTCAGAAGCTCCTACTAGAAACAGCCCGGGACATGAGACTGACGGAGGGCTCCCTGGTGTTCCTACCCTACGACACCCTACTCTACAGCCTTCCCTACCACAACGTCACCTACCCTGCCCTGAGGAACAACAGCAAGCTACTCAAG GCCTACGATGCAGTGTTGACCATCACTATAGACTCTCCCAAGACATCTTTCTACCAGGCCTATCAGGAGGCTATAAACAGGGGAGAGATAGCGGGGAATGTCAAGCCACTACAG GTGTCTCCTCTGTTTGGAACCATCTACAGCTCTGTGCTGTTCATGGCCCATGCTGTCCACAGGGTCCAGGCCTCAGGGGAGTGGCTTTCTGGGGGGAACCTGGCCCGACACACCCACGACTTGGCCTTCCAG GGCTTCAGCCACCCTGTGAGGACCAACAGGTCTGGAGCCGGCCTGGCTGACTACGTAGTACTGGATACAGACGGAAAGACCTGGGACCTCAGACCCACACACAG GATAGAGATGGCTGCTGACATGGTGAGGTTCTTGGGTAGAGATATCCACTTCCCGCAAGGCATCTCCCCCAAGACTGACTCCAACTGTTGGTTCATCAAAGGCATCATCTGCActggag GTGTGGATCCGTTCTCTGCTGTTGGGATCTTCCTGGGATTCGTCCAGATGGGTTTCCTCTTGTTTATTCTAACCTACTGCATCAA GCGACGCATCAACCACATCCGGTTGTTCCGGGGTCCCAACAAGATCCTGCTCACCCTTGACGACGTCACCTTTATCAACCCGTCCCTTAGCAACAAG AAGCTGAGTATAGACGACAGTAAGAGAAAGACCAGTGGAGTCTCTCTGAGGAGCCTATCACAGCACAGCCTCATGTCCCCCTTCTCTGACCAATCACCTGCTACCTACGAGAACTCCAACGTCGTCCTCTATGAG GGAGACTGGGCGTGGCTGAAGAGACTACCTCATGGAACATTCAGGAACATCAACCCCAAAACCAGTGACGTGTTTGAACTG ATGAAGGACATGCGTCACGAGAACATTAACCTTTTCCTGGGTTTCTTCCATGACTGTGGAGTGTTTGCCATCGTAACCGAGTTCTGCACCAGGGGAAGCATGGAAGACCTACTGCTCAATGATGATGTCAAACTGGACTGGATGTTCAAGTCATCACTACTGCTGGACCTTATTAag GGTATGAAGTACCTGCACCACAGGAACTTGTATCACGGTCGTCTGAAGAGCAGGAACTGTGTGGTGGACGGACGCTTCGTCCTGAAGATCTCTGACTACGGATACAACGAGGTTCTAGAGGCAGCAAAGTTCCCCTACACAGAACCTCCTGCAGAGG acCTGTTGTGGACTGCCCCAGAGATCCTGCGGGGCCCCTCCCCCGGTCTCTACGGCAGTCTCCATGGAGACGTGTACAGCTTCGCCATCATCATGCAGGAAGTGGTGATGAGAGGCCCGCCTTTCTACATGCTGGAGCACTCTGCTGCAG AGTTGATCCAGAAGATCCGTAAGCCCCCTCCTCTGTGTCGTCCGGTGGTCTCCCCTGACTACGCCCCTATGGAGTGTATACAGCTGATGAAACAGTGTTGGAACGAAGAGCCAGACAGACGGCCATGCTTCGACCAGATCTTTGACCTG TTTAAGAACATCAACAAGGGGAGGAAGACCAACATCATAGACTCCATGTTGAGGATGCTGGAGCAGTACTCCTCTAACCTGGAGGAGCTGatcagagagaggacagaggagctggAGATAGAGAAACAGAAGACGGAGAAACTACTCACTCAGATGCTGCCACC GACGGTTGCGAATGCCCTGAAGGTGGGTGGTACTGTGGAACCGGAGTACTTTGACAACGTGACGCTGTACTTCAGTGACATCGTTGGCTTCACCACCATCTCAGCCAATAGCGAGCCCATCGAGGTGGTTGACCTTCTGAACGACCTCTACACGCTGTTTGATGCCATCATTGGCAACCATGATGTCtataag GTGGAGACGATAGGCGACGCCTACATGGTGGCGTCAGGGTTACCGGTTGCCAACGGAGATCGTCACGCGGCAGAGATATCCAACATGGCGCTAGACATCCTCAGTGCTGTGGGCACCTTCAAGATGAGACACATGCCTGACGTACCTGTACGAATACGCATAGGACTACACTCAG GTCCGTGTGTGGCGGGGGTGGTGGGACTGACCATGCCTAGATACTGTCTGTTCGGAGACACAGTCACCACAGCCTCTCGGATGGAGTCCACTGGGATGC CGTACAGAATCCATGTCCATAACAGCACAGTTAAAATCCTGCTGGAACTCAAGGCAGGATACAAGGTGCAACTGAGAGGCAGGACTGACCTGAAG GGAaaaggaggaacagaggagaccTACtggcttatagggaaggacaacTTTGAGAAACCTCTCCCCGTCCCCCCCGAATTCAAGAAAGG GTCTGCCCAGCAGATCAACAAGGACTTCAAGCGGCTCCTCCAGAAGGCCGTGAAGAAAATCTCCACTGTCAGAACGGTGGCTATGATCACTATGGTGGACGACGACAACGTCATGATGCACCACCACTGA
- the LOC121554401 gene encoding retinal guanylyl cyclase 2-like isoform X2: protein MRPSLCAFHSKPRTWAAHGHTTPDHPKAHPFPLYIYSPLFSSIPRFLHFPRYRYGVLRFLLLAALYLCPLGPSPAHAAHFRVGVVGPWSCDPLFAKALPSVAAQLAVNRINRDPVLSLAATFDYVILEEKCETSRALNGFMGFYTRATGFIGPANPGYCDAASLLGKGWNKAVFSWGCVGYELDDTRSHPTFAHSMPRPTWVLISLMQHFRWAQVGIIASSEESWVETASKVANSLRSHGMPVRLVVTIGNDPGSVRKTLAKLKKVDDLRLVIMCMHSALIGGGPQKLLLETARDMRLTEGSLVFLPYDTLLYSLPYHNVTYPALRNNSKLLKAYDAVLTITIDSPKTSFYQAYQEAINRGEIAGNVKPLQVSPLFGTIYSSVLFMAHAVHRVQASGEWLSGGNLARHTHDLAFQGFSHPVRTNRSGAGLADYVVLDTDGKTWDLRPTHRIEMAADMVRFLGRDIHFPQGISPKTDSNCWFIKGIICTGGVDPFSAVGIFLGFVQMGFLLFILTYCIKRRINHIRLFRGPNKILLTLDDVTFINPSLSNKKLSIDDSKRKTSGVSLRSLSQHSLMSPFSDQSPATYENSNVVLYEGDWAWLKRLPHGTFRNINPKTSDVFELMKDMRHENINLFLGFFHDCGVFAIVTEFCTRGSMEDLLLNDDVKLDWMFKSSLLLDLIKGMKYLHHRNLYHGRLKSRNCVVDGRFVLKISDYGYNEVLEAAKFPYTEPPAEDLLWTAPEILRGPSPGLYGSLHGDVYSFAIIMQEVVMRGPPFYMLEHSAAELIQKIRKPPPLCRPVVSPDYAPMECIQLMKQCWNEEPDRRPCFDQIFDLFKNINKGRKTNIIDSMLRMLEQYSSNLEELIRERTEELEIEKQKTEKLLTQMLPPTVANALKVGGTVEPEYFDNVTLYFSDIVGFTTISANSEPIEVVDLLNDLYTLFDAIIGNHDVYKVETIGDAYMVASGLPVANGDRHAAEISNMALDILSAVGTFKMRHMPDVPVRIRIGLHSGPCVAGVVGLTMPRYCLFGDTVTTASRMESTGMPYRIHVHNSTVKILLELKAGYKVQLRGRTDLKGKGGTEETYWLIGKDNFEKPLPVPPEFKKGQMAHGLQVEEIARYKKKKAEKLQQLTKKNN from the exons ATGCGACCATCGCTCTGTGCGTTCCACAGCAAACCTCGGACATGGGCCGCGCACGGACACACAACCCCTGACCACCCTAAGGCACACCCCTTCCCCCTCTATATCTATTCTCCCCTCTTTTCTTCCATCCCTCGCTTCCTCCATTTCCCTCGCTATCGGTATGGTGTCCTTCGGTTCCTACTGCTAGCCGCCCTGTACCTTTGTCCTTTAGGACCCTCCCCTGCTCACGCTGCTCACTTCCGTGTCGGGGTGGTGGGGCCGTGGTCATGTGACCCTCTCTTTGCCAAGGCGCTGCCGAGCGTGGCTGCCCAGCTGGCGGTCAACCGTATCAACAG AGACCCTGTCCTCTCACTGGCGGCCACTTTTGATTATGTCATTCTGGAAGAGAAATGTGAGACTTCCAGGGCTCTGAATGGGTTCATGGGCTTCTATACCAG GGCTACAGGCTTCATCGGGCCAGCCAACCCTGGGTACTGTGATGCTGCATCACTACTGGGCAAGGGCTGGAACAAG GCGGTGTTCTCGTGGGGGTGTGTTGGCTATGAGCTAGATGATACCCGGAGCCACCCTACCTTTGCCCACTCCATGCCCCGACCCACCTGGGTGCTGATCAGCCTCATGCAGCACTTCCGCTGGGCACAAGTTGGCATCATTGCCTCCTCAGAGGAAAGCTGGGTGGAGACCGCCagcaag GTGGCCAACTCTCTGAGGAGTCATGGGATGCCGGTGAGGCTGGTGGTTACCATCGGTAATGACCCCGGTAGTGTCAGGAAGACCCTGGCCAAGCTCAAGAAGGTGGATGACCTACGAT TGGTGATCATGTGTATGCACTCTGCCCTGATCGGAGGGGGACCTCAGAAGCTCCTACTAGAAACAGCCCGGGACATGAGACTGACGGAGGGCTCCCTGGTGTTCCTACCCTACGACACCCTACTCTACAGCCTTCCCTACCACAACGTCACCTACCCTGCCCTGAGGAACAACAGCAAGCTACTCAAG GCCTACGATGCAGTGTTGACCATCACTATAGACTCTCCCAAGACATCTTTCTACCAGGCCTATCAGGAGGCTATAAACAGGGGAGAGATAGCGGGGAATGTCAAGCCACTACAG GTGTCTCCTCTGTTTGGAACCATCTACAGCTCTGTGCTGTTCATGGCCCATGCTGTCCACAGGGTCCAGGCCTCAGGGGAGTGGCTTTCTGGGGGGAACCTGGCCCGACACACCCACGACTTGGCCTTCCAG GGCTTCAGCCACCCTGTGAGGACCAACAGGTCTGGAGCCGGCCTGGCTGACTACGTAGTACTGGATACAGACGGAAAGACCTGGGACCTCAGACCCACACACAG GATAGAGATGGCTGCTGACATGGTGAGGTTCTTGGGTAGAGATATCCACTTCCCGCAAGGCATCTCCCCCAAGACTGACTCCAACTGTTGGTTCATCAAAGGCATCATCTGCActggag GTGTGGATCCGTTCTCTGCTGTTGGGATCTTCCTGGGATTCGTCCAGATGGGTTTCCTCTTGTTTATTCTAACCTACTGCATCAA GCGACGCATCAACCACATCCGGTTGTTCCGGGGTCCCAACAAGATCCTGCTCACCCTTGACGACGTCACCTTTATCAACCCGTCCCTTAGCAACAAG AAGCTGAGTATAGACGACAGTAAGAGAAAGACCAGTGGAGTCTCTCTGAGGAGCCTATCACAGCACAGCCTCATGTCCCCCTTCTCTGACCAATCACCTGCTACCTACGAGAACTCCAACGTCGTCCTCTATGAG GGAGACTGGGCGTGGCTGAAGAGACTACCTCATGGAACATTCAGGAACATCAACCCCAAAACCAGTGACGTGTTTGAACTG ATGAAGGACATGCGTCACGAGAACATTAACCTTTTCCTGGGTTTCTTCCATGACTGTGGAGTGTTTGCCATCGTAACCGAGTTCTGCACCAGGGGAAGCATGGAAGACCTACTGCTCAATGATGATGTCAAACTGGACTGGATGTTCAAGTCATCACTACTGCTGGACCTTATTAag GGTATGAAGTACCTGCACCACAGGAACTTGTATCACGGTCGTCTGAAGAGCAGGAACTGTGTGGTGGACGGACGCTTCGTCCTGAAGATCTCTGACTACGGATACAACGAGGTTCTAGAGGCAGCAAAGTTCCCCTACACAGAACCTCCTGCAGAGG acCTGTTGTGGACTGCCCCAGAGATCCTGCGGGGCCCCTCCCCCGGTCTCTACGGCAGTCTCCATGGAGACGTGTACAGCTTCGCCATCATCATGCAGGAAGTGGTGATGAGAGGCCCGCCTTTCTACATGCTGGAGCACTCTGCTGCAG AGTTGATCCAGAAGATCCGTAAGCCCCCTCCTCTGTGTCGTCCGGTGGTCTCCCCTGACTACGCCCCTATGGAGTGTATACAGCTGATGAAACAGTGTTGGAACGAAGAGCCAGACAGACGGCCATGCTTCGACCAGATCTTTGACCTG TTTAAGAACATCAACAAGGGGAGGAAGACCAACATCATAGACTCCATGTTGAGGATGCTGGAGCAGTACTCCTCTAACCTGGAGGAGCTGatcagagagaggacagaggagctggAGATAGAGAAACAGAAGACGGAGAAACTACTCACTCAGATGCTGCCACC GACGGTTGCGAATGCCCTGAAGGTGGGTGGTACTGTGGAACCGGAGTACTTTGACAACGTGACGCTGTACTTCAGTGACATCGTTGGCTTCACCACCATCTCAGCCAATAGCGAGCCCATCGAGGTGGTTGACCTTCTGAACGACCTCTACACGCTGTTTGATGCCATCATTGGCAACCATGATGTCtataag GTGGAGACGATAGGCGACGCCTACATGGTGGCGTCAGGGTTACCGGTTGCCAACGGAGATCGTCACGCGGCAGAGATATCCAACATGGCGCTAGACATCCTCAGTGCTGTGGGCACCTTCAAGATGAGACACATGCCTGACGTACCTGTACGAATACGCATAGGACTACACTCAG GTCCGTGTGTGGCGGGGGTGGTGGGACTGACCATGCCTAGATACTGTCTGTTCGGAGACACAGTCACCACAGCCTCTCGGATGGAGTCCACTGGGATGC CGTACAGAATCCATGTCCATAACAGCACAGTTAAAATCCTGCTGGAACTCAAGGCAGGATACAAGGTGCAACTGAGAGGCAGGACTGACCTGAAG GGAaaaggaggaacagaggagaccTACtggcttatagggaaggacaacTTTGAGAAACCTCTCCCCGTCCCCCCCGAATTCAAGAAAGG GCAAATGGCTCATGGCCTGCAGGTGGAGGAGATAGCGAGGTACAAGAAGAAAAAAGCTGAGAAACTGCAACAGCTTACAAAGAAGAATAACTGA